A genomic segment from Lemur catta isolate mLemCat1 chromosome 9, mLemCat1.pri, whole genome shotgun sequence encodes:
- the RPS20 gene encoding 40S ribosomal protein S20 yields the protein MAFKDTGKTPVEPEVAIHRIRITLTSRNVKSLEKVCADLIRGAKEKNLKVKGPVRMPTKTLRITTRKTPCGEGSKTWDRFQMRIHKRLIDLHSPSEIVKQITSISIEPGVEVEVTIADA from the exons ATG GCTTTTAAAGACACCGGAAAAACACCCGTGGAGCCGGAGGTGGCGATTCACCGAATAAGAATTACCCTCACCAGCCGCAACGTAAAGTCTTTAGAGAAGG TGTGTGCTGACTTGATCAGAGGCGCAAAGGAAAAGAACCTCAAAGTGAAAGGACCAGTTCGGATGCCAACCAAG ACTTTGAGAATCACTACAAGAAAAACTCCTTGTGGTGAAGGTTCTAAGACTTGGGACCGCTTCCAGATGAGAATCCACAAGCGACTCATTGACTTGCATAGTCCTTCTGAGATTGTTAAGCAGATTACTTCTATCAGTATTGAGCCAGGAGTGGAGGTTGAAGTCACTATTGCAGATGCTTGA